In Streptomyces sp. DG2A-72, one genomic interval encodes:
- the narI gene encoding respiratory nitrate reductase subunit gamma: MTVFLWGVLPYVAFALLVAGLVWRYRYDQFGWTTRSSQIYESKLLNIASPAFHYGILFVLVGHLVGLFIPMSWTDAIGVSERSYHLVSLYGGTAAGLLTIAGIVLLIHRRRTNAPVFRATTANDKVMYVVLLAAIVLGMVAKLSHASGDGYNYRASIAPWARSLFTLQPDTARMAGVPVLDEIHAVIGMALIAFVPYSRLVHMFSAPVQYLFRPYIVYRSRDPKQLGPRPEQRGWERAGF; encoded by the coding sequence ATGACCGTCTTCCTCTGGGGCGTCCTGCCGTACGTCGCCTTCGCACTCCTGGTCGCCGGCCTGGTCTGGCGCTACCGCTACGACCAGTTCGGCTGGACCACACGCTCCTCGCAGATCTACGAGTCGAAGCTGCTCAACATCGCCTCCCCCGCCTTCCACTACGGCATCCTGTTCGTCCTCGTCGGCCACCTCGTGGGCCTGTTCATCCCGATGTCGTGGACCGACGCGATCGGCGTCAGCGAGCGCTCGTACCACCTGGTCTCCCTGTACGGCGGCACCGCGGCCGGTCTCCTCACGATCGCCGGAATCGTGCTCCTGATCCACCGCCGCCGCACCAACGCGCCGGTGTTCCGCGCGACGACGGCCAACGACAAGGTCATGTACGTCGTCCTGCTCGCCGCGATCGTGCTCGGCATGGTCGCCAAGCTGAGCCACGCCTCCGGCGACGGCTACAACTACCGTGCGTCCATCGCCCCTTGGGCCCGCAGCCTGTTCACCCTCCAGCCCGACACCGCCCGCATGGCGGGCGTGCCCGTGCTGGACGAGATCCACGCGGTGATCGGCATGGCCCTGATCGCGTTCGTGCCGTACAGCCGTCTGGTGCATATGTTCAGCGCGCCGGTGCAGTACCTGTTCCGGCCGTACATCGTCTACCGCAGCCGCGACCCGAAGCAGCTGGGCCCCCGTCCGGAGCAGCGGGGCTGGGAGCGGGCGGGGTTCTGA
- the narJ gene encoding nitrate reductase molybdenum cofactor assembly chaperone yields the protein MPTFEVLYQAAALCLTYPDDEFRARLPLLREAAPQLREFTDHAAVTDPQQLAAHYVEVFDFKNRHSLYLSWWHDGDTRRRGMSLVRFKEVYRAHGLEFTGEELPDFLPAVLEFASRTGNTDLLTDHRAGLEQLRSRLTDFGTPYACVLDAVCATLPPVRTGARS from the coding sequence ATGCCCACGTTCGAGGTGCTGTACCAGGCGGCGGCGCTCTGTCTCACCTACCCCGACGACGAGTTCCGCGCCCGGCTGCCGCTGCTGCGCGAAGCCGCCCCGCAGCTGCGGGAGTTCACCGACCACGCGGCGGTGACCGACCCGCAGCAACTGGCCGCGCACTACGTCGAGGTCTTCGACTTCAAGAACCGCCACAGCCTGTACCTGAGCTGGTGGCACGACGGGGACACCCGGCGCAGGGGCATGTCCCTGGTCCGCTTCAAGGAGGTCTACCGCGCCCACGGCCTGGAGTTCACCGGCGAGGAGCTGCCGGACTTCCTGCCCGCGGTGCTGGAGTTCGCCTCCCGTACCGGCAACACCGACCTGCTCACCGACCACCGCGCCGGTCTGGAGCAACTCCGTTCCCGTCTCACCGACTTCGGCACCCCGTACGCCTGCGTCCTGGACGCCGTGTGCGCGACCCTGCCGCCCGTCCGCACCGGAGCCCGCTCATGA
- the narH gene encoding nitrate reductase subunit beta has product MRPMAQIAMVMNLDKCIGCHTCSVTCKQAWTNRQGMEYVWFNNVETRPGQGYPRRYEDQETWQGGWQLNRRGALKLKAGGRFKRLAGIFSNPRLPEIKDYKDYYEPWTYDHRNVTDAPLGDDHPVAQHLSASAPAHGDLDPMVERVRRQAADKVRFEFEQTFMFYLPRICEHCLNPSCVASCPSGAMYKRAEDGIVLVDQDRCRGWRMCVTGCPYKKVYFNHRTGKAEKCTLCYPRLEVGLPTVCSETCVGRLRYLGVVLYDADRVTAAASVVDEQALYAAQLGVFLDPEDPGVRRACAEAGIPYDWVEAARHSPVRALISTYRVALPLHPEYRTMPMVWYIPPLSPVVEALTETGHDGEDARNLFGAIDTLRIPLEYLAELFTAGDVAPVRASLEKLAAMRSHMRAINLGEEPDPSVARAVGMRAAEIEEMYRLLAIAKYEDRYVIPTAAVSDARRLEESALPGGCSLDYDGGPGMGGDGPFGQDSGGRTHLPLVSVENFHALRHRQTADKEEET; this is encoded by the coding sequence ATGCGCCCCATGGCCCAGATCGCGATGGTGATGAACCTCGACAAGTGCATCGGCTGCCACACCTGCTCGGTGACCTGCAAGCAGGCGTGGACCAACCGCCAGGGCATGGAGTACGTCTGGTTCAACAACGTCGAGACCCGCCCCGGCCAGGGCTATCCGCGCCGCTACGAGGACCAGGAGACGTGGCAGGGCGGCTGGCAGCTGAACCGGCGCGGCGCGCTGAAGCTGAAGGCCGGCGGCCGTTTCAAGAGGCTCGCGGGCATCTTCTCCAATCCGAGACTCCCGGAGATCAAGGACTACAAGGACTACTACGAGCCCTGGACCTACGACCACAGGAACGTCACTGACGCCCCGCTCGGCGACGACCACCCGGTGGCACAGCACCTCTCCGCGAGCGCCCCCGCCCACGGCGACCTCGATCCGATGGTCGAGCGGGTCCGCCGACAGGCCGCCGACAAGGTGCGGTTCGAGTTCGAGCAGACCTTCATGTTCTATTTGCCGCGCATCTGCGAACACTGCCTCAACCCGTCCTGCGTGGCCTCCTGTCCCTCCGGCGCGATGTACAAGCGGGCGGAGGACGGCATCGTCCTCGTCGACCAGGACCGCTGCCGGGGCTGGCGGATGTGCGTGACCGGATGCCCGTACAAGAAGGTCTACTTCAACCACCGCACCGGCAAGGCCGAGAAGTGCACGCTGTGCTATCCGCGCCTTGAGGTGGGGCTGCCGACGGTCTGCTCGGAGACGTGCGTGGGGCGGCTGCGCTATCTCGGGGTGGTGCTGTACGACGCGGACAGGGTGACGGCCGCGGCTTCCGTGGTCGACGAACAGGCGCTGTACGCGGCGCAGTTGGGTGTCTTTCTCGACCCCGAGGATCCCGGGGTGCGGCGGGCCTGTGCGGAGGCGGGGATCCCGTACGACTGGGTGGAGGCGGCCCGGCACTCGCCCGTGCGCGCGCTGATCAGCACGTACCGGGTGGCGTTGCCGCTGCATCCCGAGTACCGCACCATGCCGATGGTCTGGTACATCCCGCCGCTGTCGCCGGTGGTCGAGGCGCTGACGGAGACCGGGCACGACGGAGAGGACGCGCGGAACCTGTTCGGCGCGATCGACACCCTGCGCATTCCGCTGGAGTATCTGGCGGAGCTCTTCACCGCGGGCGATGTCGCCCCGGTCCGGGCGTCGTTGGAGAAGCTCGCCGCGATGCGCTCCCATATGCGTGCCATCAACCTGGGTGAGGAGCCCGATCCGTCGGTCGCGCGCGCCGTCGGCATGCGGGCCGCCGAGATCGAGGAGATGTACCGGCTGCTGGCGATCGCCAAGTACGAGGACCGGTATGTGATCCCGACGGCGGCTGTCTCGGACGCGCGGCGGCTGGAGGAGTCGGCGCTCCCGGGCGGGTGCAGCCTCGACTACGACGGCGGGCCGGGCATGGGCGGCGACGGGCCGTTCGGCCAGGACTCCGGGGGCCGTACTCATCTGCCGCTCGTGTCCGTGGAGAACTTCCACGCGCTGCGCCACCGGCAGACCGCGGACAAGGAGGAGGAGACCTGA